A genomic stretch from Caulobacter sp. FWC2 includes:
- the fliR gene encoding flagellar biosynthetic protein FliR — MNSFATAFQVYVAGLVFARVGAMVMTMPGIGEQSVPPRVRLAFALLMALLLGPLVQNTVPPIPNTLGGLVGGVIHEILIGLMIGSVLRLFMSSLTTAGEIISMQTTLSFAQSVNPSMQGSSTAVASFLSMMGLTLIMATGLHHLFIGAIVKSYTIFPFTRAVPINDAVTLAVRTVAQSFSLGIQLAAPVIVFSLVFNLATGLVGRVMPAFQIFFVTSPLSVILGLSLLALSLGGIAMVWTDRYRELLAVFN, encoded by the coding sequence GTGAACTCCTTCGCCACGGCGTTCCAGGTCTATGTCGCCGGCCTCGTCTTCGCGCGGGTCGGGGCCATGGTCATGACCATGCCGGGCATCGGCGAGCAGTCGGTGCCGCCGCGCGTGCGCCTGGCCTTCGCCCTGCTGATGGCCCTGCTGCTGGGGCCGCTGGTGCAGAACACCGTGCCGCCGATCCCGAACACCCTGGGCGGCCTGGTCGGCGGGGTGATCCACGAGATCCTGATCGGCCTGATGATCGGCTCGGTGCTGCGGCTGTTCATGAGCTCGCTGACCACGGCCGGTGAAATCATCTCGATGCAGACCACCCTGTCCTTCGCCCAGAGCGTGAACCCCTCGATGCAGGGCTCCAGCACGGCGGTGGCCAGCTTCCTGTCGATGATGGGCCTGACCCTGATCATGGCCACGGGCCTGCATCACCTGTTCATCGGCGCGATCGTCAAGTCGTACACGATCTTCCCGTTCACCCGCGCCGTGCCGATCAACGACGCGGTCACCCTGGCGGTGCGGACGGTGGCGCAGTCGTTCTCGCTGGGCATCCAGTTGGCCGCGCCGGTGATCGTGTTCTCGCTGGTCTTCAACCTGGCCACGGGCCTGGTCGGCCGGGTCATGCCCGCCTTCCAGATCTTCTTCGTGACCTCGCCGCTCAGCGTGATCCTGGGCCTGTCCCTGCTGGCGCTGTCGCTGGGCGGCATCGCCATGGTCTGGACCGACCGCTACCGCGAACTTCTCGCCGTGTTCAACTAG
- the fliQ gene encoding flagellar biosynthesis protein FliQ: MTGAEVLDVGRDAIWLTLQLCAPCLIVGLVIGVAIGLFQALTQIQEQTLVYAPKIVAIFVSLLIFLPMMGALMSGFMRQIAARIAGM, encoded by the coding sequence ATGACGGGCGCAGAGGTTCTTGATGTCGGCCGGGACGCGATCTGGCTGACGCTTCAGCTGTGCGCCCCGTGCCTGATCGTCGGCCTGGTGATCGGCGTCGCCATTGGCCTGTTCCAGGCTCTGACCCAGATCCAGGAACAGACCCTGGTCTACGCCCCAAAGATCGTCGCCATCTTTGTGTCGCTGCTGATCTTCCTGCCGATGATGGGCGCGCTGATGAGCGGCTTCATGCGCCAGATCGCCGCCCGCATCGCAGGCATGTAG
- a CDS encoding MBL fold metallo-hydrolase, protein MVAPQSGATAPIVVPEIDRLALTLLADSTVSSFATSVERPGMKILPPERAASSYKLTLRGEWGYSVLADAVNAGARHRALIDFGYTPEALASNMALLGVDPVTIDAMVLSHGHYDHFGGLAALVGRVKRGTPLYVGGEEAFCGRLRGVSPDGPSFGQLEKADLIAAGIDLRVTSTPQDVAGIGFTTGRIPFVSSERPKVPTAMLPGQGCRRAELDADRRDLDFFVDDAVHELGTAFHLKGRGLVVIGSCSHRGIINTVRAAQASSGIDKIHAIIGGFHLVPPQTPQQALQTLAMMQALKPDFILPGHCTGEAFIAPAIAQMPDQVFRTVVGSRIIFG, encoded by the coding sequence ATGGTCGCGCCTCAGTCAGGCGCGACCGCGCCGATCGTCGTTCCCGAGATCGATCGCCTGGCCCTCACGCTGCTCGCCGACAGCACGGTCTCCAGCTTCGCGACGTCGGTCGAGCGTCCGGGAATGAAGATCCTGCCGCCCGAGCGCGCGGCCTCATCCTATAAGCTCACCCTGCGCGGCGAGTGGGGCTATTCGGTCCTGGCCGACGCGGTCAATGCCGGTGCGCGCCATCGGGCGCTGATCGATTTCGGCTACACGCCCGAAGCGCTCGCTTCCAATATGGCTCTCCTGGGCGTCGACCCCGTGACGATCGACGCCATGGTGCTCAGCCACGGCCACTACGATCACTTTGGCGGGCTCGCCGCCCTAGTCGGGCGTGTCAAGCGCGGCACGCCGCTCTATGTCGGCGGCGAGGAAGCTTTCTGCGGCCGGTTGCGCGGGGTCTCGCCAGACGGGCCTAGCTTTGGACAATTGGAAAAGGCTGACCTGATCGCGGCGGGCATCGACCTGCGCGTTACGTCCACGCCACAAGACGTCGCCGGCATCGGCTTCACGACCGGCCGGATCCCGTTCGTCTCGTCTGAACGGCCGAAGGTGCCGACGGCCATGCTGCCCGGCCAGGGTTGCCGCCGCGCCGAACTCGATGCCGACCGGCGCGATCTCGACTTCTTCGTCGACGACGCCGTCCATGAACTAGGAACAGCCTTCCATCTCAAGGGCAGGGGCTTGGTGGTGATCGGCTCGTGCAGCCACCGGGGCATCATCAACACCGTACGGGCCGCGCAGGCCTCCTCAGGGATCGACAAGATCCATGCGATTATCGGCGGCTTTCATCTCGTGCCACCTCAGACGCCGCAGCAAGCGCTCCAGACCTTAGCGATGATGCAGGCGCTGAAGCCGGACTTCATCCTGCCCGGGCACTGTACGGGCGAGGCCTTCATCGCCCCCGCTATCGCCCAGATGCCCGACCAGGTCTTCCGCACGGTCGTGGGCAGCCGCATCATCTTCGGATAG
- a CDS encoding energy transducer TonB, whose amino-acid sequence MIALLALAAAVVATPAQAKAPSNLLTPVSEPRVAVALLNCMVKQDGYLTACTVQEESPNDLGVGQAALSMISQTQVDLLGPDGKSRAGSYIQVPVRIRIR is encoded by the coding sequence GTGATTGCTCTGCTCGCTCTCGCCGCCGCCGTCGTCGCCACCCCGGCCCAAGCCAAGGCTCCGTCGAACCTGCTGACCCCCGTGTCCGAGCCGCGCGTCGCCGTCGCCCTACTGAACTGCATGGTCAAGCAGGACGGCTACCTGACCGCCTGCACGGTGCAAGAAGAGAGCCCGAACGACCTCGGCGTCGGCCAAGCCGCCCTGTCGATGATCTCGCAAACCCAGGTCGACCTGCTGGGCCCGGACGGCAAGAGCCGCGCGGGGTCGTACATCCAGGTGCCGGTGCGGATTCGCATTCGCTAA
- a CDS encoding ribonuclease H — MVAVTLWIASLCRAEPGYGGWSYVRRLDGESGPEAIKGAAGGERRTSAAKMSLTALTEALQSPSDLPKDTPMTLRFADPDLAGQLVASDGAYATAEPEAWAAARAALAARPVLELIPASPSAPANGFLNAWAEFGLDTAKSRGSFKAAIPKPNLLKFPG, encoded by the coding sequence ATGGTCGCCGTCACTCTCTGGATCGCCAGTCTCTGCCGCGCCGAACCGGGCTATGGCGGCTGGTCGTATGTGCGGCGGCTGGACGGCGAGAGTGGCCCAGAGGCGATCAAGGGCGCGGCCGGCGGCGAGCGGCGCACAAGCGCCGCGAAGATGAGCCTGACGGCCCTGACCGAGGCGCTGCAGAGCCCGTCGGACCTGCCCAAGGACACGCCGATGACCCTGCGCTTCGCCGATCCGGATCTCGCCGGACAGTTGGTGGCGTCGGATGGCGCCTACGCCACGGCGGAGCCCGAAGCCTGGGCCGCCGCGCGCGCCGCGCTCGCGGCCCGTCCTGTTCTGGAACTAATCCCCGCGTCGCCCTCCGCGCCAGCGAACGGCTTCCTCAACGCCTGGGCCGAGTTCGGGCTGGATACGGCCAAGTCGCGCGGCAGCTTCAAGGCCGCGATCCCGAAACCGAACCTGCTGAAGTTCCCGGGCTAG
- a CDS encoding methylglyoxal synthase: MPAPLAIGLVAHDDKKAALVDWAVAHETYLKGKALFATGTTGGRILDALPHLDLVRLKSGPLGGDQQLGAMIAEGRLDVLIFFVDPLSPQPHDVDVKALIRMATLANIPFACNPATADLIVGGRPA, translated from the coding sequence ATGCCCGCTCCCCTCGCCATCGGTCTGGTGGCCCACGACGACAAGAAGGCCGCCCTGGTCGATTGGGCTGTCGCGCATGAAACCTATCTGAAGGGCAAGGCGCTGTTCGCCACCGGCACGACCGGCGGACGGATCCTGGACGCGCTGCCGCATCTTGATCTGGTGCGGCTGAAGAGCGGTCCTCTGGGCGGCGATCAGCAGCTCGGGGCGATGATCGCAGAGGGACGCCTGGACGTGCTGATCTTCTTCGTCGACCCGCTGTCGCCGCAGCCGCACGACGTCGACGTCAAGGCGCTGATCCGTATGGCGACCCTGGCGAACATCCCGTTCGCCTGCAATCCGGCGACGGCGGACCTGATCGTGGGCGGTCGGCCCGCCTAG
- a CDS encoding pyridoxal phosphate-dependent aminotransferase, with protein sequence MTKRMSGEPALGRRTFLRSAAFLAAAAPILTEAQLARAAAQTSAPPSGMALHGQSPNAPPPSMTLINANENPLGPSKAACDAIARVAPLGGRYDLNGETDLLARTFAAQNGLKLENVAVYAGSSEPLHYSVLAFTSPTKSFVTADPSYEAGMYAAKTSQAKVVKVPLTADCAHDVKAMVKADAQAGVIYICNPNNPTGTLTTKQDIVWALENKPAGSILLVDEAYIHLTDAQDTLDLVAAGKDLIVLRTFSKIYGMAGIRCGFAVARPNLLAKLAPFGQNAMPITGSAAARASLEDASLVPTRRKIIGDTRRDTLAWLKANNYKVIGDPQTNCFMIDTGRNGKAVFAAMKAKNVLIGRTWPIWPNAVRVSVGTPEEMAKFKVAFKEVMDAKPMALGDHVQHAEMDYYATL encoded by the coding sequence ATGACCAAGCGGATGTCTGGCGAGCCGGCGCTGGGGCGCCGAACCTTTCTGCGGAGCGCGGCCTTCCTGGCCGCCGCGGCGCCGATCCTGACCGAGGCTCAGCTGGCCAGGGCCGCCGCCCAGACCAGCGCGCCGCCGTCCGGCATGGCTCTGCACGGCCAGAGCCCCAATGCGCCGCCGCCCAGCATGACGCTGATCAACGCCAACGAAAACCCGCTGGGTCCCAGCAAGGCGGCGTGCGACGCGATCGCCCGCGTCGCCCCCTTGGGCGGCCGTTATGACCTGAACGGCGAGACAGACCTGCTGGCGCGAACGTTCGCCGCCCAGAACGGCCTCAAGCTCGAGAACGTCGCCGTGTATGCCGGCTCGTCAGAGCCCCTGCACTACAGCGTTCTGGCCTTCACCTCGCCGACGAAGAGCTTCGTCACGGCCGATCCGTCCTACGAGGCGGGGATGTACGCGGCCAAGACCAGCCAGGCCAAGGTCGTGAAGGTTCCCCTGACCGCAGACTGCGCCCACGACGTCAAGGCCATGGTCAAGGCCGACGCCCAGGCCGGCGTCATCTATATCTGCAACCCGAACAACCCAACCGGCACGCTGACCACCAAGCAGGACATCGTCTGGGCGCTGGAGAACAAGCCGGCGGGTTCGATCTTGCTGGTCGACGAGGCCTATATCCACCTCACCGACGCCCAGGACACCCTGGACCTGGTGGCCGCCGGCAAGGACCTGATCGTCCTGCGGACCTTCTCGAAGATCTACGGCATGGCCGGCATCCGCTGCGGCTTTGCCGTCGCCCGTCCGAACCTGCTGGCCAAGCTGGCCCCGTTCGGCCAGAACGCCATGCCGATCACCGGCTCGGCCGCCGCCCGCGCCTCGCTGGAGGACGCCAGCCTGGTCCCGACGCGTCGCAAGATCATCGGCGACACCCGCCGCGACACCCTAGCCTGGCTGAAAGCCAACAATTACAAGGTCATCGGCGATCCTCAGACCAACTGCTTCATGATCGACACCGGCCGCAACGGCAAGGCCGTGTTCGCGGCGATGAAGGCCAAGAACGTCCTGATCGGCCGCACCTGGCCCATCTGGCCCAACGCCGTCCGTGTCTCCGTCGGCACGCCCGAGGAGATGGCCAAGTTCAAGGTCGCCTTCAAGGAGGTCATGGACGCCAAGCCCATGGCGCTGGGCGACCACGTTCAGCACGCCGAAATGGACTACTACGCCACCCTTTAG
- a CDS encoding peptide chain release factor 3, whose protein sequence is MSSSPAAEAARRRTFAIISHPDAGKTTLTENLLLAGGAIRAAGAVRARGQTRRTQSDWMKIERERGISVSASVMTFDHDGLMFNLLDTPGHEDFSEDTYRTLTAADAAIMVLDAAKGIEPQTLKLFEVCRLRDIPIITFINKMDREAQDPFELLDEVSSKLALDPAPLYWPAGSGGRFKGMLDLRGQKFIPYAKKSSTDEEGHPDPVALKSNAVVQYLDPEELAEVEEGAMLVSEAAKPFDVQSFLEGHMTPVFFGSALRHFGVNELLAGIGAYAPPPHPAKVNKGGVDTHVAPGDAEVSGFVFKVQANMDPNHRDRIAFLRLTSGRFTRGMKLKAQNTGKAMSVNAPIMFFASDRELAEDAFAGDVIGIPNHGVLRVGDSLSETGTMRFAGLPNFAPEILRRVRVKDPLKAKHLKKALEGLAEEGVTQLFRPMIGSDFIVGAVGQLQFEVMADRLANEYQLECIFEASPYAEARWLGGDRADVEDFVSKHKSAMGQDIDEQPVFLGKSSWEIGYVAERYPKVRFERTKERA, encoded by the coding sequence ATGAGCTCTTCCCCCGCCGCTGAAGCCGCCCGTCGGCGCACCTTCGCCATCATCAGCCACCCCGACGCCGGCAAGACGACCCTGACGGAAAACCTGCTGCTGGCCGGCGGGGCGATCCGGGCCGCCGGCGCCGTGCGGGCGCGCGGCCAGACCCGCCGCACCCAGTCGGACTGGATGAAGATCGAGCGCGAGCGCGGCATCTCGGTCTCGGCCTCGGTCATGACGTTCGACCACGACGGCCTGATGTTCAACCTGCTGGACACCCCGGGCCACGAAGACTTCTCGGAAGACACCTATCGCACCCTGACGGCCGCCGACGCGGCGATCATGGTGCTGGACGCCGCCAAGGGCATCGAGCCCCAGACCTTGAAGCTGTTCGAGGTGTGCCGCCTGCGCGACATTCCGATCATCACCTTCATCAACAAGATGGACCGCGAGGCCCAGGACCCGTTCGAGCTGCTCGACGAGGTCTCGTCCAAGCTGGCCCTGGACCCCGCGCCGCTGTACTGGCCGGCCGGCTCGGGCGGTCGCTTCAAGGGCATGCTGGACCTGCGCGGCCAGAAGTTCATCCCCTACGCCAAGAAGAGCTCGACCGACGAGGAGGGGCATCCCGACCCGGTGGCCCTGAAGTCGAACGCGGTGGTGCAGTACCTCGACCCCGAGGAGCTGGCCGAGGTCGAGGAGGGCGCCATGCTGGTGTCCGAGGCCGCCAAGCCGTTCGACGTCCAGAGCTTCCTGGAGGGCCACATGACGCCGGTGTTCTTCGGCTCGGCCCTGCGCCACTTCGGCGTCAACGAACTCCTGGCGGGCATCGGCGCCTATGCCCCGCCGCCGCACCCGGCCAAGGTCAATAAGGGCGGTGTCGACACCCATGTCGCGCCGGGCGACGCGGAGGTGTCGGGCTTCGTCTTCAAGGTCCAGGCGAACATGGACCCCAACCACCGCGACCGCATCGCCTTCCTGCGCCTGACCAGCGGCCGCTTCACGCGCGGCATGAAGCTGAAGGCCCAGAACACCGGCAAGGCCATGAGCGTCAACGCGCCGATCATGTTCTTCGCGTCCGACCGCGAACTGGCCGAGGACGCCTTCGCCGGCGACGTGATCGGCATTCCCAACCACGGCGTCCTGCGGGTGGGCGACAGCCTGTCCGAGACCGGGACGATGCGTTTCGCCGGCCTGCCCAACTTCGCCCCGGAAATCCTGCGCCGCGTGCGGGTCAAGGATCCGCTGAAGGCCAAGCACCTGAAGAAGGCGCTGGAAGGTCTGGCCGAGGAGGGCGTCACCCAGCTGTTCCGCCCGATGATCGGCAGCGACTTCATCGTCGGCGCCGTCGGCCAGCTGCAGTTCGAGGTCATGGCCGATCGCCTGGCCAACGAATACCAGCTGGAGTGCATCTTCGAAGCCAGCCCCTATGCCGAGGCCCGCTGGCTGGGCGGCGACAGGGCCGACGTCGAGGACTTCGTCAGCAAGCACAAGTCGGCCATGGGCCAGGACATCGACGAGCAGCCGGTGTTCCTGGGCAAGTCGTCCTGGGAAATCGGCTACGTCGCTGAGCGCTATCCGAAGGTGCGCTTCGAGCGGACGAAGGAACGGGCGTAA
- a CDS encoding TonB-dependent receptor — protein sequence MSTVAWGALALALSSQAHAQQAAQQAAATEVDTVVVTGTRRVDRTAFESVAPVDVVSQEALKNTVSDEIMDKLAATTPSFNVQRLPAADGQAFVRPATLRGLSPDQTLVLINGKRRHRSAVLGGRGQQGVDLASLGTSGIERIEVLRDGASAQYGSDAIAGVINIILSDKTGFEGYGQFGRYYAGDGGKTEIGARYGLAIGNGGSLVGAIDYTNAEATSRTRQRPDAIAFQAANPSIKVPNPVQRWGQPDREVWRGSLNLVLPISDAVEAYGFATHSDMHGVTDFNWRNPSTDTSYRTSPVFPGWSLSQIYPAGFSPKFGQDETNASVNGGLRGDAMGWSWDLSAGWGKDKVDYFLNNSINASFGPQSPTSFDAGALIQEEKTLNFDASRPLDWSVLAKPANLAVGLEARKETYKIQAGDRYSWDVGPGAPAGLPSGSNGFPGYAPSQAGSWDQTSYAAYVDLDLPITDKLDADIAVRHEDFSEFGQTTDGKIAARYEFTPNFALRGAVSTGFRAPTAGQINNTRTSQGLNTTTLLLFTSGRLSPINPISVALGGKPLEPEESKNLSFGAVFRQGGFTASVDYYRIDVDNRFAVSPNFTVTPTLRAQLVAAGVPGADSLTTVSYFTNSFDTRTQGVDVVGSWRGQLLGGRAGLTAAWNWNDTKVTRSKLTEVSNLARINLENGLPQNAANVSFDYARGIFSGMVRARWSGEWTDAQANGAADLIQNFAGKTLVDLSVSAQVTDAIKLTVGAENLFDTYPDEATFQASRGLIYSRNAPYDTDGGLWYARVSAKF from the coding sequence ATGTCCACGGTCGCTTGGGGCGCGCTCGCCCTGGCCCTCTCCAGCCAAGCCCACGCCCAGCAGGCGGCTCAGCAAGCGGCCGCCACCGAGGTGGACACCGTGGTCGTCACCGGCACACGCCGCGTCGATCGCACCGCCTTCGAGTCGGTCGCCCCCGTGGACGTCGTCAGCCAAGAAGCGCTGAAGAACACCGTCTCTGACGAGATCATGGACAAGCTGGCGGCGACGACGCCGTCGTTCAACGTCCAGCGCCTGCCGGCCGCCGACGGCCAGGCCTTCGTGCGACCGGCCACCCTGCGCGGCCTCTCGCCCGACCAGACCCTGGTGCTGATCAATGGCAAGCGCCGCCACCGCTCGGCGGTGCTGGGCGGACGCGGCCAGCAGGGCGTCGACCTGGCGTCTCTCGGGACCAGCGGCATCGAGCGCATCGAGGTGCTGCGCGACGGCGCCTCGGCCCAGTACGGCTCGGACGCCATAGCCGGGGTGATCAACATCATCCTCAGCGACAAGACCGGCTTCGAAGGCTACGGCCAGTTCGGTCGCTACTATGCCGGCGACGGCGGCAAGACCGAGATCGGCGCGCGCTACGGCCTGGCGATCGGTAACGGCGGCAGCCTGGTCGGCGCGATCGACTACACCAATGCCGAGGCCACCTCGCGCACCCGCCAGCGTCCGGACGCCATTGCCTTCCAGGCCGCCAATCCCAGCATCAAGGTCCCCAACCCCGTCCAGCGGTGGGGCCAGCCGGACCGTGAAGTGTGGCGCGGCTCGCTGAACCTGGTCCTGCCGATCAGCGACGCGGTCGAGGCCTACGGCTTCGCCACCCACAGCGACATGCACGGCGTCACCGACTTCAACTGGCGCAACCCTTCGACCGACACCTCGTACAGGACCAGCCCCGTCTTCCCAGGCTGGTCGCTGAGCCAGATCTATCCGGCCGGCTTCTCGCCGAAGTTCGGCCAGGACGAGACCAACGCCTCGGTCAATGGCGGCCTGCGCGGAGACGCCATGGGCTGGTCGTGGGACCTGTCGGCCGGCTGGGGCAAGGACAAGGTCGACTACTTCCTGAACAACAGCATCAACGCCTCGTTCGGTCCGCAGTCGCCGACCAGCTTCGACGCCGGCGCGCTGATCCAGGAAGAAAAGACGCTGAACTTCGACGCCTCGCGTCCCCTGGACTGGTCGGTCCTGGCCAAGCCGGCGAACCTGGCCGTGGGCCTGGAAGCCCGCAAGGAGACCTACAAGATCCAGGCGGGCGACCGCTATTCGTGGGATGTCGGCCCTGGCGCGCCGGCCGGCCTGCCCAGCGGCTCGAACGGCTTCCCGGGCTACGCGCCCAGCCAGGCGGGGTCGTGGGACCAGACCAGCTACGCGGCCTATGTCGATCTGGACCTGCCGATCACCGACAAGCTCGACGCCGACATCGCCGTGCGCCACGAGGACTTCTCGGAGTTCGGCCAGACCACCGACGGCAAGATCGCCGCGCGCTATGAGTTCACGCCGAACTTCGCCCTCCGCGGCGCGGTCTCGACCGGCTTCCGCGCTCCGACGGCTGGCCAGATCAATAACACCCGCACCTCGCAGGGCCTGAACACCACGACCCTGCTGTTGTTCACCTCGGGCCGCCTGTCGCCGATCAATCCGATCTCCGTGGCCCTGGGCGGCAAGCCGCTGGAACCGGAAGAGTCGAAGAACCTGTCGTTCGGCGCGGTCTTCCGCCAGGGCGGCTTCACCGCCTCGGTCGACTACTACCGCATCGATGTCGACAACCGCTTCGCCGTGTCGCCGAACTTCACGGTGACCCCGACGCTGCGGGCCCAGCTGGTCGCGGCTGGCGTTCCCGGCGCCGACAGCCTGACGACGGTCAGCTACTTCACCAATTCGTTCGACACCCGGACCCAGGGCGTCGACGTGGTCGGCTCGTGGCGCGGCCAGCTTCTGGGCGGGCGGGCCGGCTTGACGGCGGCCTGGAACTGGAACGACACCAAGGTCACCCGCTCCAAGCTGACCGAGGTCTCGAACCTAGCCCGCATCAACCTGGAAAACGGCCTGCCGCAGAACGCCGCCAACGTGTCGTTCGACTATGCGCGCGGCATCTTCAGCGGCATGGTCCGCGCCCGCTGGTCGGGCGAGTGGACCGACGCCCAGGCCAATGGCGCCGCCGACCTGATCCAGAACTTCGCGGGCAAGACCCTGGTGGACCTCTCGGTCAGCGCCCAGGTCACCGACGCGATCAAGCTGACGGTGGGCGCCGAGAACCTGTTCGACACCTATCCGGACGAAGCGACGTTCCAGGCCTCGCGCGGTCTGATCTATTCGCGCAACGCCCCCTACGACACCGATGGCGGCCTCTGGTACGCCCGCGTGTCGGCGAAGTTCTAA
- a CDS encoding DUF1491 family protein encodes MLLSTDIWVGALIRRAELGGAFAMVARKGDARAGAVLVKIVDRRAGTARLYSEATRGDGERFWMQPVRSEFEPDLDAYTERAARIDPDVWVVEIEDRDGRHFLTEPVEA; translated from the coding sequence ATGCTTCTTTCGACGGATATCTGGGTTGGCGCATTGATCCGTCGGGCAGAGCTGGGCGGGGCCTTCGCCATGGTCGCCCGCAAGGGCGATGCGCGAGCCGGGGCGGTGCTGGTCAAGATCGTCGACCGCCGGGCCGGAACCGCGCGCCTCTATAGCGAAGCCACCCGTGGCGACGGCGAGCGCTTCTGGATGCAGCCGGTCCGCTCCGAGTTCGAACCCGACCTCGACGCCTATACAGAGCGCGCCGCCCGCATCGATCCGGACGTCTGGGTGGTCGAGATCGAGGACCGCGACGGCCGTCACTTCCTGACCGAACCCGTCGAGGCCTAG
- a CDS encoding HAMP domain-containing sensor histidine kinase produces MEFETLPDPIRRPAPPAGFDPAHAWRLGWLAAICLAAAAALFANSTGGWPVWAALGAGAVPALAALIFSRDDERTQSVLLVLWAVGGSIAAVLTGGVSGAMAAWCLAPVAAASTLDQPKRLAEGAALALIGGCVAALTQLSGLAPPAPTGPLAFVLGFLALVTTGLGLAAGLLIGRRRQGARDDRYASEIIGLESLLDGLPHLAIAIRGQGQVTAVRGAPPRGVTTVDLVNRGLTGAAAPGDRQRLTAAIAAAHREGVASLTFNPALGVERIVALDLVRIAPNQLVGVLRDVTVERNREAALDQARTDAEALAAGRARFLANMSHELRTPLNAIMGFSDIMRARMFGSLSERYAEYAELIHESGGHLLDLINDVLDMSKIEAERFELQRGVFDAREAVQAAMRLLRVQADGAGVQLRGVLPPGELEVDADRRALKQIVLNLVSNALKFTPRGGQVTVTAHGYDGVLEIIVADTGVGISPEDLERLGRPYEQAGGVEQRAKGTGLGLSLVRAFAKLHGGEMTIESRLGAGTSVSVRLPVLLAPLKSVTLETLTEPAPQAEAPVEGEPKPAPTALGDNVIAFAPR; encoded by the coding sequence TTGGAATTCGAAACGCTTCCAGACCCGATCCGACGCCCCGCCCCCCCGGCGGGGTTCGACCCCGCGCATGCGTGGCGTCTGGGCTGGCTGGCGGCTATCTGTCTGGCCGCCGCCGCAGCGCTGTTCGCCAACAGCACCGGCGGCTGGCCTGTCTGGGCCGCCCTGGGCGCGGGCGCGGTCCCGGCCTTGGCGGCGTTGATTTTCTCACGCGACGACGAGCGCACCCAGTCGGTGCTGCTGGTCCTGTGGGCCGTGGGCGGTTCGATCGCGGCGGTGCTGACGGGCGGCGTCTCGGGCGCCATGGCCGCATGGTGCCTGGCCCCCGTCGCGGCGGCCTCGACCCTGGACCAGCCCAAGCGACTGGCCGAGGGCGCGGCCCTGGCCCTGATCGGCGGCTGCGTGGCCGCCCTGACCCAGCTTTCCGGCCTGGCCCCGCCGGCCCCGACCGGACCGCTGGCCTTCGTGCTGGGCTTTCTCGCCCTGGTCACCACGGGCCTTGGCCTGGCTGCCGGCCTCTTGATCGGCCGGCGCCGCCAGGGGGCTCGCGATGATCGCTACGCCTCCGAGATCATCGGGCTCGAGAGCCTGCTCGACGGCCTGCCGCATCTGGCGATCGCCATCCGGGGCCAAGGCCAGGTGACCGCCGTGCGCGGCGCGCCGCCGCGCGGCGTCACCACCGTCGACCTCGTCAATCGCGGCCTGACCGGCGCGGCCGCCCCGGGCGACCGCCAGCGCCTGACCGCCGCCATCGCCGCCGCCCATCGCGAGGGCGTGGCCAGCCTGACCTTCAATCCCGCCCTGGGCGTCGAGCGCATCGTGGCCCTGGATCTGGTCCGCATAGCACCGAACCAGTTGGTCGGCGTCCTGCGCGACGTCACCGTCGAGCGCAACCGCGAGGCCGCCCTAGACCAGGCGCGCACCGACGCCGAGGCCCTGGCGGCCGGCCGCGCCCGGTTCCTGGCCAACATGTCCCATGAGCTGCGCACGCCGCTGAACGCCATCATGGGCTTTTCGGACATCATGCGCGCCCGCATGTTCGGCTCGCTGAGCGAGCGCTACGCCGAATATGCCGAGCTGATCCACGAAAGCGGCGGCCACCTGCTGGACCTGATCAACGATGTGCTGGACATGTCGAAGATCGAGGCAGAGCGTTTCGAGCTTCAGCGCGGCGTGTTTGACGCCCGCGAGGCGGTGCAGGCGGCCATGCGCCTGCTGCGCGTCCAGGCCGACGGCGCCGGCGTCCAGTTGCGCGGCGTGCTGCCGCCGGGCGAGCTGGAGGTCGACGCCGACCGCCGCGCCTTGAAGCAGATCGTGCTGAACCTGGTTTCCAACGCCCTGAAGTTCACGCCGCGCGGCGGACAGGTGACGGTCACGGCCCACGGCTATGACGGCGTGCTGGAGATCATCGTCGCCGACACCGGCGTCGGTATCAGCCCCGAAGACCTTGAGCGCCTGGGCCGTCCCTACGAGCAGGCCGGCGGCGTCGAACAGCGCGCCAAGGGCACGGGCCTGGGCCTGTCCCTCGTGCGCGCCTTCGCCAAGCTGCATGGCGGCGAGATGACGATCGAAAGCCGCCTGGGCGCGGGCACCAGCGTGTCGGTGCGCCTGCCGGTGCTGCTGGCCCCGCTGAAGTCGGTGACGCTGGAGACGCTGACCGAGCCGGCGCCGCAGGCCGAGGCGCCGGTCGAGGGCGAGCCCAAGCCCGCGCCGACCGCCCTGGGCGACAATGTGATCGCCTTCGCGCCGCGCTGA